One genomic window of Actinoplanes lobatus includes the following:
- a CDS encoding response regulator, with translation MTEPVIEPEARRLNVFLVDDHAMFRAGVRAELGVHVDVVGEASTVSEAVSRISAVQPDVVLLDVHMPDGGGRAVLEAVRRAHPQVRFLALSVSDAAEDVIGLIRAGARGYVTKTISPDELAAAVRRVADGDAVFSPRLAGFVLDAFASRPDVPVADPELDQLTNREREVLRLLARGYAYKEIAKELYISIKTVETHVSNVLRKLQMSNRYELSRWAADRRLV, from the coding sequence ATGACCGAGCCCGTGATCGAGCCGGAGGCCCGTCGGCTCAATGTCTTCCTGGTCGACGACCATGCGATGTTCCGCGCCGGGGTGCGGGCCGAGCTGGGCGTGCACGTCGACGTGGTGGGCGAGGCCAGCACGGTGAGCGAGGCGGTCAGCCGGATCTCCGCGGTGCAGCCGGACGTGGTGCTGCTGGACGTGCACATGCCGGACGGCGGCGGCCGGGCGGTTCTGGAGGCGGTCCGGCGGGCCCATCCGCAGGTCCGGTTCCTGGCGCTGTCGGTGTCGGATGCCGCGGAGGACGTGATCGGCCTGATCCGGGCCGGCGCCCGGGGCTATGTGACCAAGACGATCTCGCCGGACGAGCTGGCCGCCGCGGTGCGCCGGGTGGCCGACGGCGACGCGGTCTTCAGCCCGCGGCTGGCCGGCTTCGTGCTGGACGCCTTCGCCTCCCGTCCGGACGTGCCGGTCGCCGACCCGGAGCTGGACCAGTTGACCAACCGCGAGCGGGAGGTGCTGCGGCTGCTCGCCCGGGGGTACGCGTACAAGGAGATCGCCAAGGAGCTGTACATCTCGATCAAGACGGTCGAGACCCACGTCTCCAACGTGTTGCGCAAATTGCAGATGAGCAACCGTTACGAATTGTCACGATGGGCGGCCGATCGGCGCCTCGTCTGA
- a CDS encoding ABC transporter permease encodes MFRYIVRRLLQMILTFFGATFVVFALMFANQDDPIQALAGEKPVSDSLRAALTERYHLDEGFLTQYWYYMKGLLTGDLGKSLTGRDISEMLVDAWPVTIRLAILAILIAAAIAVTTGVYAGIRRGGLFDNGTLLMTLLLLAMPIVVLAPLAQLVFAMELRWFPATTTKDATLYELLLPAIVLATTVIATQLRVTRTSVVENLRADYVRTARAKGLAPRRVTWVHVLRNSLIPVITLIGVDLGVLMSGAIVTEEVFNIPGVGFNLARGIRTEDGPLVVGFVSVLVIIFLIVNLAVDLLYAALDPRIRYE; translated from the coding sequence ATGTTCCGCTACATCGTGCGGCGCTTACTACAGATGATCCTGACGTTCTTCGGGGCCACCTTCGTAGTCTTCGCGCTGATGTTCGCCAACCAGGACGACCCCATCCAGGCGCTGGCGGGCGAGAAACCGGTGAGCGACAGCCTGCGCGCTGCGCTCACCGAGCGGTACCACCTGGACGAAGGTTTCCTGACCCAGTACTGGTACTACATGAAAGGCCTGCTCACCGGCGATCTCGGTAAGTCGCTGACCGGTCGCGACATCTCCGAGATGCTGGTCGACGCGTGGCCGGTCACCATCCGGCTGGCGATCCTGGCCATCCTCATCGCCGCCGCGATCGCCGTCACCACCGGTGTCTACGCCGGCATCCGGCGGGGCGGCCTCTTCGACAACGGCACCCTGCTGATGACCCTGCTCCTGCTGGCCATGCCGATCGTGGTGCTCGCGCCGCTGGCCCAGCTGGTGTTCGCGATGGAGTTGCGGTGGTTCCCGGCCACCACGACCAAGGACGCGACACTGTACGAGCTCCTGCTGCCCGCCATCGTGCTGGCCACCACGGTCATCGCCACCCAGCTGCGGGTCACCCGGACATCGGTGGTGGAGAACCTGCGGGCCGACTACGTGCGCACCGCCCGGGCCAAGGGCCTGGCCCCGCGCCGGGTCACCTGGGTGCACGTGCTGCGCAACTCGCTGATCCCGGTGATCACCCTGATCGGTGTCGACCTCGGCGTGCTGATGTCCGGCGCGATCGTCACCGAGGAGGTCTTCAACATCCCGGGTGTCGGGTTCAACCTGGCCCGGGGCATCCGTACCGAGGACGGCCCCCTCGTGGTCGGCTTCGTCAGCGTACTGGTGATCATCTTCTTGATCGTGAACCTCGCCGTCGACCTGCTCTACGCCGCCCTCGACCCGAGGATCCGTTATGAGTGA
- a CDS encoding bifunctional metallophosphatase/5'-nucleotidase has translation MPLPQRRHLAVPVAALAVAGALVAIPGAGTAAAAPPAEFTPVSAAYGPPKGPTVKGQFLSYNDFHGAIDPPTGSGAVVNASGTSTPAGGVEYLATFLKRLRAEAKAEGRPTITAGAGDLIGGTPLVSAAFHDEPTIELMNEVGLQVSSVGNHEFDEGVAELIRIQRGGCHPVDGCQDSDPYRGARFTYLAANTVDKKTGLPILPPIEIRHVDGVPVGFIGMTLEGTPGIVNPAGITGVRFTDEIETANKWSNVLKLFGVKAQVLLLHEGGSQATATPTPGVSDCNGFSGPLVPIVAGLNPEISVVISGHTHRFYSCKLPNSKGADTVVTSAGSNGQLITDIDYTLDRRTGRFSEITAKNVIVENGVPDGKGGWVRDAAGAYAKNPDTVDAAAKKVADKYRTAVAPIANRLVGSISADIVRTAGPAGESPLGDVIADAQLAYTRSVGAQIALMNPGGVRADLDADQSSGGETYGQVTYGEAFTVQPFNNLVVTQTLTGAQLKNVLEQQFVGFGGQTTQRILQVSDGLTYTWSASAAPGSKVSALTLNGTPIDPAANYLVTTNDFLANGGDGFSNLTLGTGRITAPGFDVDALVAHLATGPIAPGPANRISTAP, from the coding sequence ATGCCTCTTCCACAGCGGCGACACCTCGCCGTTCCGGTGGCCGCCCTGGCCGTGGCCGGCGCGCTGGTGGCGATCCCGGGCGCCGGAACCGCGGCGGCCGCGCCGCCGGCCGAGTTCACGCCGGTGTCCGCGGCGTACGGTCCGCCCAAGGGCCCCACGGTCAAGGGGCAGTTCCTCAGCTACAACGACTTCCACGGCGCCATCGACCCGCCCACCGGCAGTGGCGCGGTGGTCAACGCCAGTGGCACCAGCACCCCGGCCGGCGGCGTCGAGTACCTCGCCACCTTCCTGAAGCGGTTGCGCGCCGAGGCGAAGGCGGAGGGCCGGCCGACGATCACCGCCGGGGCCGGCGACCTGATCGGGGGGACCCCGCTGGTCAGCGCGGCGTTCCACGACGAGCCGACGATCGAGCTGATGAACGAGGTCGGGTTGCAGGTCAGCTCGGTCGGCAACCACGAGTTCGACGAGGGCGTGGCCGAGCTCATCCGCATCCAGCGGGGCGGCTGCCACCCGGTGGACGGCTGCCAGGACTCCGATCCGTACCGCGGCGCGCGGTTCACCTATCTGGCCGCCAACACCGTCGACAAGAAGACCGGGCTGCCGATCCTTCCGCCCATCGAGATCCGGCACGTGGACGGCGTACCGGTCGGTTTCATCGGCATGACCCTGGAGGGCACGCCGGGCATCGTGAACCCGGCCGGCATCACGGGTGTGCGGTTCACCGACGAGATCGAGACCGCCAACAAGTGGAGCAACGTACTGAAGCTCTTCGGGGTGAAGGCTCAGGTGCTGCTGCTGCACGAGGGCGGCTCGCAGGCCACGGCCACGCCGACGCCCGGGGTCTCCGACTGCAACGGTTTCAGCGGGCCGCTGGTGCCGATCGTGGCCGGGCTGAACCCGGAGATCAGTGTCGTGATCTCCGGTCACACGCACCGCTTCTACTCCTGCAAGCTGCCGAACAGCAAGGGCGCCGACACGGTCGTCACCAGCGCCGGCAGCAACGGGCAGCTGATCACCGACATCGACTACACCCTGGACCGGCGGACCGGGCGGTTCAGCGAGATCACCGCGAAGAACGTGATCGTGGAGAACGGGGTGCCGGACGGCAAGGGCGGCTGGGTGCGCGACGCCGCCGGGGCCTACGCGAAGAACCCGGACACCGTGGACGCGGCCGCCAAGAAGGTGGCCGACAAGTACCGCACCGCGGTCGCGCCGATCGCTAACCGGCTGGTCGGCAGCATCAGCGCGGACATCGTCCGGACCGCCGGCCCGGCCGGGGAGAGCCCGCTCGGTGACGTGATCGCGGACGCGCAGCTGGCGTACACCCGGTCGGTGGGAGCGCAGATCGCCCTGATGAACCCGGGTGGTGTCCGGGCCGACCTGGACGCCGACCAGTCCAGCGGCGGGGAGACGTACGGCCAGGTCACGTACGGCGAGGCGTTCACCGTCCAGCCGTTCAACAACCTGGTGGTCACCCAGACCCTCACCGGGGCGCAGCTGAAGAACGTGCTGGAGCAGCAGTTCGTCGGCTTCGGCGGGCAGACCACGCAGCGGATCCTGCAGGTGTCGGACGGGCTCACGTACACCTGGAGCGCGTCGGCCGCCCCCGGCTCGAAGGTGAGCGCCCTGACGCTGAACGGGACGCCGATCGATCCGGCCGCGAACTACCTGGTCACCACGAACGACTTCCTGGCCAACGGCGGGGACGGGTTCAGCAACCTGACCCTGGGCACCGGACGGATCACCGCGCCGGGCTTCGACGTGGACGCGCTGGTGGCCCATCTCGCCACCGGCCCGATCGCGCCGGGTCCCGCCAACCGCATATCGACGGCCCCCTGA
- a CDS encoding peptide ABC transporter substrate-binding protein: MPGKRPWKMVAGAAAISLLVAGCGGGDSDDASANSNTIVIGISEPEHLLPTNATDDSGSQVLSSLFYPLVDFNSQQEPVEVAAESITPDKANRVWTIKLKPGFTFHNGEPVTAQNYIDAWNYGAYGPNAQTGGYFFERIDGYAELNPLDPDKDGPQKAPTPKTNKLSGLEKVNDLTFTVKLSAPFSSFESVLGYSVFNPLPKAAFSAEGVIADGFEDQIIGNGPFKLKGKWEHDNEIVVEKVSDFKGQVPKIDGVTWKIYQDDQTQYADLVSGNVDVQMNIPIEALSKASADLGTRFQMSENSGFDFIGFPTYEPEFSKPEVRKAISMAINREEISDQIFLGSRIPAKSFVSPVVRGYREGICGEACEYSPAKARKLYEENGGPEEIKITYNVDGGHKAWVDATCNQIKASLGVNCTGSPEPKFSVLQQKARAHERIGLIRLGWIMDYPLMENYLGPLYSTNGSSNHYGWSNSQFDQLLKQGAQAATPQAAIKKWQQAEDILVQEMPVIPLRFSQNVYGYSEKVQNVEMNLFKRVDLYEIETIA; this comes from the coding sequence ATGCCTGGGAAACGCCCGTGGAAGATGGTGGCCGGTGCGGCCGCCATCTCCCTGTTGGTCGCCGGATGTGGAGGTGGCGACTCGGACGACGCGAGCGCCAACTCGAACACCATCGTGATCGGCATCTCCGAGCCCGAGCACCTGCTTCCGACGAACGCCACCGACGACAGTGGCTCACAGGTGCTGTCCTCGCTGTTCTACCCGCTGGTCGACTTCAACAGCCAGCAGGAGCCGGTCGAGGTCGCCGCGGAGAGCATCACGCCGGACAAGGCCAACCGGGTGTGGACCATCAAGCTCAAGCCGGGCTTCACGTTCCACAACGGCGAGCCGGTCACCGCGCAGAACTACATCGACGCGTGGAACTACGGCGCCTACGGGCCGAACGCCCAGACCGGCGGCTACTTCTTCGAGCGCATCGACGGCTATGCCGAGTTGAACCCGCTGGACCCGGACAAGGACGGTCCGCAGAAGGCCCCCACGCCGAAGACCAACAAGCTCTCCGGCCTGGAGAAGGTCAACGACCTGACCTTCACCGTCAAGCTGTCCGCGCCGTTCTCCAGCTTCGAGTCGGTGCTCGGCTACTCGGTCTTCAACCCGCTGCCCAAGGCCGCCTTCTCCGCGGAGGGTGTGATCGCCGACGGCTTCGAGGACCAGATCATCGGTAACGGGCCCTTCAAGCTCAAGGGCAAGTGGGAGCACGACAACGAGATCGTCGTGGAGAAGGTCAGCGACTTCAAGGGCCAGGTCCCGAAGATCGACGGCGTCACCTGGAAGATCTACCAGGACGACCAGACCCAGTACGCGGACCTGGTCTCCGGCAACGTCGACGTGCAGATGAACATCCCGATCGAGGCGCTCTCCAAGGCGTCCGCCGACCTGGGCACCCGCTTCCAGATGAGCGAGAACTCCGGGTTCGACTTCATCGGCTTCCCGACGTACGAGCCGGAGTTCTCCAAGCCCGAGGTCCGCAAGGCGATCTCGATGGCGATCAACCGGGAGGAGATCTCCGACCAGATCTTCCTCGGCTCCCGCATCCCGGCGAAGTCCTTCGTCTCCCCGGTGGTCCGCGGTTACCGCGAGGGCATCTGCGGCGAGGCCTGCGAGTACAGCCCGGCGAAGGCCCGGAAGCTGTACGAGGAGAATGGCGGCCCCGAGGAAATCAAGATCACCTACAACGTCGACGGTGGTCACAAGGCCTGGGTGGATGCCACCTGCAACCAGATCAAGGCCTCGCTGGGTGTGAACTGCACCGGTTCGCCGGAGCCCAAGTTCTCGGTCCTCCAGCAGAAGGCGCGGGCCCACGAGCGGATCGGCCTGATCCGTCTCGGCTGGATCATGGACTACCCGCTGATGGAGAACTACCTCGGCCCGCTCTACAGCACCAACGGCTCGTCGAACCACTACGGCTGGTCGAACAGCCAGTTCGACCAGCTGCTGAAGCAGGGTGCGCAGGCGGCGACGCCGCAGGCCGCGATCAAGAAGTGGCAGCAGGCGGAGGACATCCTCGTCCAGGAGATGCCGGTCATCCCGCTGCGCTTCTCGCAGAACGTCTACGGCTATTCGGAGAAGGTTCAGAACGTCGAGATGAACCTCTTCAAGCGGGTCGACCTCTACGAGATCGAAACGATCGCCTGA
- a CDS encoding ABC transporter ATP-binding protein has protein sequence MSDVVLETKGLVKHFPISQGIVFQSKVGAVRAVDGVDLQLRRGETLGVVGESGCGKSTLAKLLVGLEKPTSGSIMVRGQDMTRLSGSTLRRARRNIQMVLQDPYTSLNPRMTVGDIIGEPFEIHPEVVPKGKRQRAVQDLLDTVGLNPDHVNRYPHQFSGGQRQRIGIARALALKPEIIVCDEPVSALDVSIQAQVINLLDRLQDDFGLSYIFIAHDLSVVRHISDRVAVMYLGKIVEQGHDVAIYDQPTHPYTQALLSAVPVPDPRLRGRRDQIVLEGDVPSPADPPSGCRFRTRCWKARDVCGEQEPLLQIRERSPHPSACHFAEIRYAASR, from the coding sequence GTGAGTGACGTCGTCCTCGAGACCAAGGGACTGGTCAAGCACTTCCCGATCAGCCAGGGCATCGTGTTCCAGAGCAAGGTGGGCGCGGTCCGCGCGGTCGACGGCGTCGACCTGCAACTGCGCCGGGGCGAGACGCTCGGTGTGGTGGGCGAGTCCGGCTGCGGCAAGTCCACTCTGGCCAAACTGCTGGTCGGACTGGAGAAGCCGACCTCGGGCTCGATCATGGTGCGCGGTCAGGACATGACCCGGCTCTCCGGTTCGACCCTGCGCCGGGCCCGCCGCAACATCCAGATGGTGTTGCAGGACCCGTACACCTCGCTCAATCCGCGGATGACGGTCGGCGACATCATCGGCGAGCCGTTCGAGATCCACCCCGAGGTGGTGCCGAAGGGCAAGCGGCAGCGGGCCGTGCAGGACCTGCTCGACACGGTCGGTCTCAACCCCGACCACGTCAACCGGTACCCGCACCAGTTCTCCGGTGGCCAGCGGCAGCGGATCGGCATCGCCCGGGCGCTCGCCCTGAAACCGGAGATCATCGTCTGCGACGAGCCGGTGTCGGCGCTCGACGTGTCCATCCAGGCCCAGGTGATCAACCTGCTGGACCGGCTCCAGGACGACTTCGGGTTGTCGTACATCTTCATCGCCCACGACCTGTCGGTGGTTCGGCACATCTCCGACCGGGTCGCCGTCATGTACCTCGGCAAGATCGTCGAGCAGGGGCATGACGTGGCGATCTACGACCAGCCGACTCACCCGTACACCCAGGCTCTGCTCTCGGCCGTGCCGGTCCCGGACCCGCGCCTGCGCGGAAGGCGCGACCAGATCGTGCTGGAGGGTGACGTGCCGTCGCCGGCCGATCCGCCGTCCGGCTGCCGTTTCCGGACCCGCTGCTGGAAGGCGCGGGACGTCTGCGGCGAGCAGGAGCCGTTGTTGCAGATCCGGGAGCGGTCACCGCACCCCAGCGCGTGCCATTTCGCGGAGATCCGGTACGCGGCGAGTCGCTGA
- a CDS encoding ABC transporter ATP-binding protein, whose product MTDIKATMDALPGVDHRAPLLQIDDLHVEFRTRDGVAKAVNGASFWLSPGETLAILGESGCGKSVTAQAIMGILESPPGHITAGEIRYRGVDLLKLPEVQRRKVRANRIAMIFQDALSALNPVYTVGFQLAELFRVHRGMSRSDAKNRAVDLLDQVKIPGARSRVNDYPHQFSGGMRQRVMIAMALALDPEVLIADEPTTALDVTVQAQIMGLLAELQRQRNMGLILITHDMGVVADVADRISVMYAGRVVEEAPVHDIYARPGHPYTRALLESIPRLDLKGHQLNVIRGLPPALTDIPRGCAFNPRCRYAKDPCRQDPAPPAYAIAPHRTARCHFFREVLGE is encoded by the coding sequence ATGACCGACATCAAGGCGACCATGGACGCCCTGCCCGGAGTCGATCACCGGGCGCCCCTGCTCCAGATCGACGACCTGCACGTCGAGTTCCGGACCCGGGACGGCGTGGCCAAGGCGGTGAACGGGGCGAGTTTCTGGCTGTCTCCCGGCGAGACCCTGGCGATCCTGGGCGAGTCCGGCTGCGGCAAGTCGGTGACCGCTCAGGCGATCATGGGCATCCTGGAGAGCCCGCCCGGGCACATCACCGCCGGCGAGATCCGCTACCGCGGCGTCGACCTGCTGAAACTGCCCGAGGTGCAGCGTCGCAAGGTCCGCGCCAACCGGATCGCGATGATCTTCCAGGACGCGCTGTCCGCGCTGAACCCGGTCTACACGGTCGGCTTCCAGTTGGCTGAGCTGTTCCGGGTGCACCGGGGCATGTCCCGGTCGGACGCCAAGAACCGGGCCGTCGACCTGCTCGACCAGGTCAAGATCCCGGGCGCGCGGAGCCGGGTGAACGACTACCCGCACCAGTTCTCCGGCGGTATGCGGCAGCGCGTCATGATCGCCATGGCGCTGGCGCTCGACCCGGAGGTGCTGATCGCCGACGAGCCCACCACGGCGCTCGACGTGACGGTCCAGGCACAGATCATGGGCCTGCTCGCGGAGCTCCAGCGGCAGCGCAACATGGGCCTCATCCTGATCACGCACGACATGGGCGTGGTGGCCGACGTCGCCGACCGGATTTCCGTGATGTACGCGGGCCGGGTCGTCGAGGAGGCGCCGGTCCACGACATCTACGCCCGTCCCGGCCACCCGTACACCCGGGCGCTGCTCGAGTCGATCCCGCGGTTGGACCTGAAGGGGCATCAGCTCAACGTGATCCGCGGCCTGCCGCCGGCGCTCACCGACATCCCGCGCGGCTGCGCCTTCAACCCCCGATGCCGGTACGCCAAGGACCCCTGCCGTCAGGATCCGGCGCCCCCGGCGTACGCCATCGCGCCGCACCGTACCGCGCGCTGCCACTTCTTCCGGGAGGTCCTCGGTGAGTGA
- a CDS encoding PspC domain-containing protein → MPGNFPVARAYVTCDDRRVTIPAPPQPRRLYRPRDQRIVAGVAAGLSRHLGVPVLAVRIALVVLLGFNALGLLLYAAYWAVLPQEARGEEKPVRRDLSALLPFAAIGLGVVLLQAQLFGDSVSTTAGWMIAVIAVGAGVIWHQSDPSRRDAYTDNPASAPWFAAIVSENDRRSFLFRFIGGGILVAVGIIGVVAVYAPSGSLSAVFNGVIFAFVGLLGVGVVVAPLVWRTFGQLRAEREGRIREQERAELAAMIHDQVLHTLALIQRNSTDIKEVQRLARGQERSLRNWLYRPTASPTERFAAALEQAAAEVEDTYAITVETVVVGDTQCDERVAALVAAAREALVNAARHAGVQTVSLYAEVEEDELSVFVRDRGAGFDMGGVAKTRHGVRGSIIGRMRRHGGRAEIRSEPGDGTEVRLMLPITRESVTAGKESVR, encoded by the coding sequence ATGCCGGGGAACTTCCCCGTGGCCCGCGCGTACGTCACGTGTGACGATCGGAGGGTGACTATCCCCGCCCCGCCGCAACCCCGCCGGCTGTACCGGCCGCGTGACCAGCGCATCGTCGCTGGGGTCGCGGCCGGGCTGTCCCGTCATCTCGGCGTGCCGGTGCTGGCCGTCCGGATCGCGCTCGTCGTGCTGCTCGGGTTCAACGCCCTCGGCCTGCTGCTCTACGCCGCCTACTGGGCGGTGCTGCCGCAGGAGGCGCGCGGCGAGGAGAAGCCGGTCCGCCGCGATCTGTCGGCCCTGCTGCCGTTCGCCGCCATCGGTCTCGGCGTGGTCCTGTTGCAGGCCCAGCTCTTCGGCGACTCGGTGAGCACCACGGCCGGCTGGATGATCGCGGTGATCGCGGTCGGCGCCGGGGTGATCTGGCACCAGTCCGACCCGAGCCGCCGCGACGCGTACACCGACAATCCGGCCTCGGCGCCGTGGTTCGCGGCCATCGTCTCGGAGAACGACCGGCGGTCCTTCCTCTTCCGCTTCATCGGCGGCGGGATCCTGGTCGCGGTCGGCATCATCGGCGTGGTGGCGGTGTACGCCCCGTCCGGCTCCCTGTCCGCGGTGTTCAACGGCGTGATCTTCGCCTTCGTCGGCCTGCTCGGCGTCGGTGTGGTGGTGGCGCCCCTGGTCTGGCGCACCTTCGGGCAGTTGCGCGCCGAGCGGGAGGGCCGGATCCGGGAGCAGGAGCGGGCCGAGCTGGCCGCGATGATCCACGACCAGGTGCTGCACACGCTGGCCCTGATCCAGCGCAACTCCACCGACATCAAGGAGGTGCAGCGCCTCGCCCGAGGGCAGGAGCGCAGCCTCCGCAACTGGCTCTACCGGCCCACCGCGTCGCCGACCGAGCGGTTCGCCGCCGCGCTGGAGCAGGCCGCGGCCGAGGTCGAGGACACCTACGCGATCACCGTGGAGACCGTCGTGGTGGGCGACACCCAGTGCGACGAACGGGTGGCGGCGCTTGTCGCGGCGGCCCGGGAGGCGCTGGTGAACGCGGCCCGGCATGCCGGGGTGCAGACGGTTTCGCTCTATGCCGAGGTGGAGGAGGATGAGCTGAGCGTCTTCGTCCGCGATCGGGGCGCCGGTTTCGACATGGGTGGTGTGGCGAAGACCCGGCACGGCGTCCGTGGTTCGATCATCGGGCGGATGCGGCGGCATGGTGGCCGGGCGGAGATCCGCAGCGAACCCGGAGACGGTACTGAGGTGCGGCTCATGCTTCCCATCACGAGGGAGAGCGTGACCGCCGGTAAGGAGTCAGTGCGATGA
- a CDS encoding chorismate mutase: MTADVMDQTTGAGEEAAAAKIRAMRERINEIDQTIIDLWLERAGLSQEVGKTRMASGGTRLVLAREREIIEHFRNALGPDGTQVALLLLRSGRGPL, translated from the coding sequence ATGACCGCCGACGTGATGGACCAGACGACCGGCGCGGGCGAAGAGGCGGCCGCCGCGAAGATCCGCGCCATGCGCGAACGCATCAACGAGATCGATCAGACGATCATCGATCTCTGGCTGGAGCGTGCCGGCCTCTCCCAGGAGGTCGGCAAGACCCGGATGGCCAGCGGCGGCACCCGCCTGGTGCTGGCCCGGGAGCGGGAGATCATCGAGCACTTCCGCAACGCGCTGGGCCCGGACGGCACGCAGGTCGCGCTGCTGCTGCTGCGCTCCGGCCGCGGGCCCCTCTGA
- a CDS encoding ABC transporter permease, with product MSDPNLITVAEAPDVSGRSRSLAGDAWADLRRNKIFWISAVLVVVILLMAFLPSLFTSADPGACALSNKHKGPTGSAIFGYDFQGCDVFARTIYGTRASIEVGVLSTLMAGVLGLIFGLSAGYFGGTTDAVLSRLTDIMLGVPFLLGAVVFSGRLSGSEDDGVWAVTLTLGVLTWTAAARVMRSSVIAVKSQDYVAAGRMLGASPGRLMFRHILPNSMASFIVVLTILLGTNIAAEATLSYLGVGLKGDAVSWGLQIAEAQDYARIAAHPLIWPSVFLAATVLAFIMLGDAIRDAFDPKLR from the coding sequence ATGAGTGACCCCAACCTGATCACCGTGGCCGAGGCGCCGGACGTCTCCGGAAGGTCACGGAGCCTGGCCGGCGACGCCTGGGCGGACCTGCGGCGCAACAAGATCTTCTGGATCTCCGCGGTGCTGGTCGTGGTGATCCTGCTGATGGCGTTCCTGCCGTCCCTGTTCACCTCGGCCGACCCCGGCGCCTGCGCGCTGTCGAACAAGCACAAGGGACCGACCGGCAGCGCCATCTTCGGGTACGACTTCCAGGGCTGCGACGTCTTCGCCCGGACCATCTACGGCACCCGCGCCTCGATCGAGGTCGGCGTCCTCTCCACCCTGATGGCCGGCGTGCTCGGCCTGATCTTCGGGCTGTCCGCCGGCTACTTCGGAGGAACCACCGACGCGGTGCTGTCCCGGCTCACCGACATCATGCTGGGCGTGCCGTTCCTGCTCGGCGCGGTGGTCTTCTCCGGCCGGCTGTCCGGCAGCGAGGACGACGGCGTCTGGGCCGTGACACTCACCCTGGGCGTGCTCACCTGGACGGCGGCGGCCCGGGTCATGCGGTCCTCGGTGATCGCTGTGAAGAGCCAGGACTACGTGGCGGCCGGCCGGATGCTCGGCGCGAGCCCGGGCCGGCTGATGTTCCGGCACATCCTGCCCAACTCGATGGCGTCGTTCATCGTGGTGCTGACCATCCTGCTGGGCACCAACATCGCGGCCGAGGCGACGCTCTCCTACCTGGGTGTGGGCCTCAAGGGCGACGCCGTCAGCTGGGGCCTGCAGATCGCCGAGGCGCAGGACTACGCCCGTATCGCGGCCCACCCGCTGATCTGGCCGTCGGTCTTCCTCGCCGCCACCGTGCTGGCCTTCATCATGCTGGGCGACGCCATCCGCGACGCCTTCGACCCGAAGTTGCGGTGA